The genomic interval TGCTCGGAGTGGGCGGGGCTCCGtctggtttcttcttcttcggaggGGCACTGGCCTGGTCCGGGTTGTATTCCtgcagacgagagagagagagaggaaacagaagagtCGTACATTGAGAGAAGGGGTTGTTTTATTAAaggtggggggtttttttgggggggaggttTGATTTTGTACCTCAAACGCGGGCCAGTTCATGAACATCCCGGGACCGTGGTTGTTGCTGAACCACTTCAGGTCCTCCTGTGTGTTGGCGCCCAGGATGGTGCGTTCCAGTTCTCTGTAGATTGTGGAGTagctgaggagagaagaaatggAACAAGTAGTGAGACTCACAAGTGGCAGAAAGGGGGGCCGGTGCCAAACTGGCAACAGAAGCTACGGTGGAGCTCAACTCCCGGGCTGAGACGGAGCCAACATCCGGCCCATCGGGCCACGACCAAACAAAGTGTCTCCCCGAGTTTTCTGCCAAAGCTGGAGCTCTggactgatgatgtcacaaagtCGCGTTAGTCCCGACGGCTCGAGTTAAGACGCACATTACTTTGTGTGTCGagttatttttttgctttcacgTTATTCATAAAGCCCCTACTGTATAcctgcttttcaaaataaaaacaaatatgaagatCTCACTTTTGACACTATGGGACCTTCACTGTGGTCACGATCACACAggatccagaaaataatcacacactgtaaaaccTTTTGCTTAATGATAAATGACTTGAGTTTAGGAATCCAAGCAAATCTGTTTCTGAGGGTTAAtttatgctttgtttttccagtgGGCATTTTACACATGACTCATCGTAGTTGTGGGACGTCATCGACAGAAAACGTCCAACGTGTTGAATTTGTTATGAGTAATAAATAGAATCTGGCGATAATGTGCGAGAAAACTCAAAAAAAGGGAACAGCTTCTGTGTGGATGAAAACAagttatcatattttttatgcCAAAAATGCTTCCATGATTAAAGAGGGGAGATTTAATGGATTTAgtgatgaataaaatgaaaatgacataaATTATAATGTTGCTTAGTCTGTGTACTGTACtgaggacacagacagaaagagttTCCCTTAACACTAAGTtaataaagtataaataataaagaaaccAGTCAGAATAAACTTGACTAATCCACGACAACAGAAAGTGGCAGGTTTGGTTGAAGAGTCTGACAATCGCTTCGGCCACAGTTGCAGCTTTGTTAGAAGAGACAAACATGATTCACTTTGAATAAAATTCAAATTCTGTCGCCAACGGGAACATTAATCGATGAATTACCGCCGCGAGTCTGAAAGCTGGTGAGGAGCCGTGTGCTGAGCTGTGACACGACAAATCAAACCAACCTCATCATACGTTTGCCTGCAATGTCGTAACGTGACTGAagtgataaatatataaatgtacagtCGATCGGACGCGGGTGACGGTCTgtcaattaataaaaataacattctgATTTGAACCCTTATGACATGTGTCACATGTCAATTGATCCTAAACTTAAAGCTACCGTGTGTAATACtttgaagaacttattcacagaaattgaatatattgtccataattgtgtgtccgtatatgtataatcaactgcaacaaagaaccaatgttctTCTTtgttaaatacggttgcagaaaacgttGCATTCGCGttaccataaagtgtcccctgtcggatgctcagttggttgcggtttgcaacctcaccaccagatggcgccagaaaagtacaaaaacgcCCGACTCACCTTTGGTTCTCGGTGAGGTTGAGGTGGCGCTTGATGTCCAGCAGCGCCTCCTTGAGGAAGGTGAGCCTCTTGACCTCGTGCTGCTGGCACTGGTCGAACACCTGCTCCATGCTCTCCATGTACTGCGGGGTGCACTtgttcagctcctccagggACTTCTCGTACTTCTCTTTAGCCtttggcagagaaaaaaaaaatcagaaaacgCAGATAACGTAAATGGAATTGAAACATATAATCAGGATTTTAACCATAACTCCCAATTAATCTGATCCCTAATTATAATTATATGCCCCTCCCCTTCAAAAAGACGTTACAGTATGTTGGTGGTGTAGCTGTTCCTATAATATTACCACAGACCTGTAAACACTGTATACATCTGTCTAATGAAAAGGTCTGATCAATTAACTTAATCAATAGCCATTCAAACCCCTGCCAGGTCGCCGATAtgcagcaacaacacacacacacgtttcccaCCTTCTGCGCGTCCTGTTTGCACTTGTCCACCTTCTCGTGGAGTTTCTTCTGCTGGTCCGGCGTGACGGACGCCTCCGTCTTGCCGTTGGCCTCTCGCGCGGCGGCCAGCTTCTCCTCCTTGCAGGCCATGTGGTATCCCTTCTTGGCCGTCTCCATCTGCACGTACGTCCAAGCAAACGAGGAGGGAGTGAGTCACGCGTCCCGACGGGATGCTCAGTTCGATTGGTCATTCAAATACGACAAATCGGATTAGGGCCCTTATTTCTGGGAGCAAATCcatatttgtcatttaaaataaaagatcagGGCGGAgcagaggtgtttttttttgtcagtttttgcCATATCAATGCAcaggaaagaaagtgaaatgtttAATGAATCACCTGTTTTAAAGCtgcatgctaagctaagctaactgccCCCAAATAGGGGAGAGTGACGAGGGCTGCGGTCGAATTGGTCGCAAagtttttcatcagcagccacgataagagctgttcggatactctaaatgcacaggaaaggtgcttccttcaatgcttcctttcctatctcctttagcgtagCGTACACTGGACCTTCAATACGCACCAACTACAAAAAGAGAGAGTATGAATACGACCCAGAAGAcgacgcacgtcatcatgtaagtgcctcacggtggtaaaacacggCCGCTTATTGTGCTCCACCGTTGAAATGTGCGGTTCCatcacggcagacgcacgtcaacaacatccgccgtcgcataatatGACGTGGTTTAgggaaagtggagtcggattctctgagcagcgactcctgtgaatcctccttcacacctGCCTCATTTATGACCCATCATTTTGACATTAATATCCTACAGCCCGCTCCATTTCCCCCAGGGACGGTGGCGGTTGGTTGTGTCCTCACCTCCTTGAGCTTCTTGGCCCAGGGTTTCTGGGCCTTCTTGAAGCCCTCGTCCGCCTCCTTGGCCTCCTTGAAGCCGCCGATCATCTGCTTGTGGTACGCCTCCTTCTGCCAGTTCTTCACCCGCTCCACGTCCTCGTTCGTCAGGTTGTTCTTCACGTCCTGGTGCAGCTCGCTCACCTTGTCCGCCTCGGTCATCACGGCCAGCCAGGCTCTCTCCACCGAGCCGTACTGTGGGCCTGGAGAACGAGGCAAATGTCAAAGTGtgtacaaccccccccccccgagagcTCTGGCGAATCCACGGACGTCGCCGTCGACGAGCTGTTTGATTTCACGGACCTTTCTCAATGAGCTGTCTCCATCTCTTGGACCAGGCGGTCAGCTGGTCGCCGTAGGCTTTCTCTATCTTGGCGCGTTCCTGCAGGCAGCCCATGAGGTCGTTGCAGAGCCGGTGGCCGTCATCAAATCTCTTGACAGCACGTTTGTAGTTCCCCACCTGAGACACGGAGAGAAGACAAACGGAATAAACACCTCAAATACACAAAACGACTGAGATAAACAGTTGTTTACTGCTGAAGTATGAGGAGTTGTAAGACCCTCGGCCTATCGGTTGTGTTCACAGGAGTCAGCAGACTTTCTTGTCATCCATCACGTTTGTTGtcttggttcctgttttattttgatgttcGCTCCACTTCCTGGTCGTCCCTGGTTACGCACACCTGCACTCATTTGATTCATTCTAAATCGGGAaaatgacccggaagtgtttcctcagcagccatgataagagctgaccggattctctaaatgtttaggaaaggagcttcgatgcttcctttcctatctcctgTAGCAGAGGGAACACTGGAGCCTCCTCAGCAaaatgaaaggagaaatagacgtcccacaattcattgcggcagcgatatttaacgtcaCGAACGTAAACGACTACATCGGAAgcagaagaagagtatgaatatgacccagatgtaagttactgttacatatgaatcataacatgtgatgtcacacggtggtgaaaCTCTGAAACacgctgatggagccgctgaggtttttgcagtttcaccacgacagacgcgtcaacaacatccgccgtcggattctcttttcctaagtcctgtcaatcctccttgacacctttccttgacctcacgACCTtctccactgaggtcaaggaacagtagagaggaagagacgacagGAGGGACGATCAGGATCCAGCCTTTGTCAGTCGGTCTGTTACCGTCTCCCGCTCTCGTCGGTGGTTCCATGTTCCTCGTGAAtcacttttctccctctgtggtcccacttgttttttttggactttaGTTTTCCTGCTGCCTTCAAAGACGTAAAGTCTGCCTGTATTAGAATTTATTAAATTCCCTTTTTTGTCGTAAATTTTGGGCCCCGTTTCTGCAGAACCTCAAGTTTTGTAGCCGAGTGTATATTCGATCATTGTCATTTTTGATATGCCGCATCCTCATCACATCTAATccagcacatttttttaaacccgAGCAGGAAAAAGCATCGACCatccttttgtgttttcctaCTCAATCTAACAAGTCGGTATCCCAGATTTCGCCATCAGAGAACTGAGGTTTGGACTGTGCAATAAAATCTGGCACTATTTATACACCAATATATACACCAGATATTTATACatcaattgttttaaataattgtgCAATTCATGCATCTGTGTGACGGTTCTTTGATCAAGTGCGCTACAGAGATGCAGCACATTCAATTCCATGTCTGTGCGGCGCCAAACAAACATATGCTAGTCGTTTATTTCCTGTTAAAAcgatttgacagtttttttcctttttccaccgGTCCACCTTAAGTGATTCCGCCTTAACAGCAGTGTCAGgctgtggctcctcctcctcctcctcggtgccTGCAGGGGGCGTGAGCTCATGGTGCATGATAAAGGGAGGATGGGGGGTTGCTCGTGCCTGTGCATGTGTAGTTATGCAATGACATGGGCTTGCGTTTGCGCAtgtatgcgagtgtgtgtgtgtgtgtgtgtgtgtgtgtgtgtgtgtgtgtgtgtgtgcacacaaactgTGACTGCTTTAATCCTCTCGAGTGGTGTAACGCAGAGGCACAGACTACGAGGCGGAGAGAGAAATACATAGAAACCACAGACGctgtgaataaaaacacagtctTATTCATCCTGCGCTGCGATTGGTCCTGACGTGAgcagcgtgcatgtgtgtgtgtgtgtgtgtgtgtgtgtgtgtgtgtgtgtgtgtgtgtggttactgtTGGAGGGAGGAGCGAGCTGCAGGGGAGGCAGcgagacaggtgtgtgtgtcggcatgAGCCTCGGCCCGTGACCGGCTGCCaggtcacaacaacaacaacaacaacaacaacaacaacaacacacaggtgGACTGAGAACACGCACATGAGCTCCTCCCTCACAACGCAGGGGTGGATGTTGTCGGGGGTGACGTCGGGTCTAACTGTGCTTCTCGGCCCGGTTTATCGGATATATATATCGTTTctgatgaaaatacatttggGAGTACAGCATTCTTCTGACCCACGAGCTGATCTGGTCCGAACCGAGCCGAGTTTGTGGGGTTGGGATGCTGACGGCAGGTGCCTGTTGTGAAAGAGCGTCTCAGAGCAGCCGAGAACTGAAGCTCTTTGTCTTTGCTTCTGTGGGTACGAGCCGCGGCACAAAGACGACTCTGTACTGACGGAATTCATTAacgagagacacacacacacacacacacacacacacacacacacgcgcacacgcacacacacacacgcacactgccTCTCAGCACAAGTGAAGATGGCTCCTACTACTTCtatgacatttatatatatatatatatatatatatatatatatatatatatatatatatatatatatatatatatatgttgtgcCGTGGCTTTTCGTGACACCATCAGCAACAAATGGGATTTACAGTCCAAACATGAAATATAGGACTTCCTGTTGAATAATCAATGACAGTGAGTCCACTGACAACACAGGCGATGATGATAATCACATGAGCATATGTTGGTTTGGTCTTCCGCGAGAAAAGGTTCATAGAACAAAAGAGCtgattgaaatgtaaataaGTCCGCAAaagattctgattctgaaaagACTAATTTGAATTTCTATGAATTTCTaatctatctttcttttttattcttaaagCTGAATGTGTCATATCAGTTTGCTTTACAGTTACTAACCACTATCTGTTATAGAGAATAGAAAAGTTAAGAGTTTGTGAACTTTTActttatttgcatatatatatatatatgtacatatatatatatatatactttcttTTGACTTTGGGCTGCAGCTGGATTCCATCTTGTTATGGTTTGGACCAATCAGCAACCAGTGAGGGAGGAACTATACTGGCAGCTATGTGGGCGTGTCCAAATGGAAATGTCCCAAATCTGCTCACCGGCAGCCATAAAACTAACTGTTCAATTCAggtcaattcaattttatttgtaaagcgccaaatcaaaatatacattatctctttacatagtgaggttacaggaggaacaggaagttgTGGGCGGACCACCGtcggggagagaagagagagaacagttgtgaAACTATAATTGATATATTACTAGAACCCGACCGatgtatcggccgatattatccTTTCACAGACGTATCGGTGTCAGTCGATACGTTTAGagcagatatgagcctttaaatgtgcatttatgtttttacattttaaggtaaaataaatgtttattttcttaattcaacttctatttatttggttgtatttgaaATTTCTGTCAATCTATTGTTATTTATgctaaagtttaaaaaaacatcaagcctcagttacatttctttgtcataaaggtttgataatgacatcttagaaatcattgacagatttaaatatacatataatacatacacatatatatatacacacatatatatgtatatatacatatacgtatatatatatatgtatatatacatatacatatatgtatatgtatatatacatatatatatatataaatccatatcggtcgggctctacatGTTACAGGTCATTCATT from Scophthalmus maximus strain ysfricsl-2021 chromosome 3, ASM2237912v1, whole genome shotgun sequence carries:
- the LOC118317021 gene encoding protein kinase C and casein kinase substrate in neurons protein 1 isoform X1, which gives rise to MSGSYDECAGVDDTMDSFWEVGNYKRAVKRFDDGHRLCNDLMGCLQERAKIEKAYGDQLTAWSKRWRQLIEKGPQYGSVERAWLAVMTEADKVSELHQDVKNNLTNEDVERVKNWQKEAYHKQMIGGFKEAKEADEGFKKAQKPWAKKLKEMETAKKGYHMACKEEKLAAAREANGKTEASVTPDQQKKLHEKVDKCKQDAQKAKEKYEKSLEELNKCTPQYMESMEQVFDQCQQHEVKRLTFLKEALLDIKRHLNLTENQSYSTIYRELERTILGANTQEDLKWFSNNHGPGMFMNWPAFEEYNPDQASAPPKKKKPDGAPPTPSTDHVAPPGDRSSVSSYEKNQAYSTEWSDDEQPAAYSSNENGGNGNSFEDDSSTGKGGVGGGGGGSSVRVRALYDYEGQEQDELTFKAGDELTKTEDEDEQGWCRGRLDSGQEGLYPANYVEPI
- the LOC118317021 gene encoding protein kinase C and casein kinase substrate in neurons protein 1 isoform X2, whose amino-acid sequence is MSGSYDECAGVDDTMDSFWEVGNYKRAVKRFDDGHRLCNDLMGCLQERAKIEKAYGDQLTAWSKRWRQLIEKGPQYGSVERAWLAVMTEADKVSELHQDVKNNLTNEDVERVKNWQKEAYHKQMIGGFKEAKEADEGFKKAQKPWAKKLKEMETAKKGYHMACKEEKLAAAREANGKTEASVTPDQQKKLHEKVDKCKQDAQKAKEKYEKSLEELNKCTPQYMESMEQVFDQCQQHEVKRLTFLKEALLDIKRHLNLTENQSYSTIYRELERTILGANTQEDLKWFSNNHGPGMFMNWPAFEEYNPDQASAPPKKKKPDGAPPTPSTDHVAPPGDRSSVSSYEKNQAYSTEWSDDEQPAAYSSNENGGNGNSFEDDSSTGKGGVGGGVGGGGGGFPVVIRV